One window of Chloroflexota bacterium genomic DNA carries:
- a CDS encoding Zn-ribbon domain-containing OB-fold protein, translated as MFQEKIWQVEGTDAFIVEGKMDIPNSYSAGAVGSRFLVELRDNKKILGIQCPDCNRVYVPPKSTCKDCFGQLSEWVQVSDKGTLLTYTVDCHSNNVQPVEPPIIYGIIQLDGADTGLVHMLGEVDLEQVKIGMRLQAVFKEKREASVLDIKYFKPLA; from the coding sequence ATGTTCCAGGAAAAGATATGGCAGGTAGAAGGAACCGATGCCTTTATTGTCGAAGGGAAAATGGATATCCCTAACAGCTATTCTGCCGGTGCTGTAGGCAGCCGGTTTCTGGTTGAGCTGAGGGACAACAAAAAAATTTTGGGAATCCAATGCCCTGATTGCAACCGCGTCTACGTTCCACCCAAGTCCACGTGCAAGGACTGCTTTGGCCAGCTTTCTGAGTGGGTTCAGGTGAGTGACAAGGGCACCCTGCTGACGTATACCGTCGATTGCCACTCGAATAACGTGCAGCCAGTGGAGCCGCCCATCATATACGGCATAATTCAACTGGATGGGGCCGATACCGGCCTGGTGCACATGCTTGGCGAGGTAGACCTGGAACAGGTGAAGATCGGCATGAGGCTTCAGGCGGTATTCAAGGAAAAGCGGGAGGCCAGTGTCCTGGATATCAAATACTTCAAACCCCTAGCCTAG